The Ignavibacteriota bacterium genome has a window encoding:
- a CDS encoding cobalamin-binding protein, producing the protein MLQSVPIRLAFALCLLGSSVAIAQVAVTDDLHRTVSLRAPAQRIVSLAPSITESLFAIGAGFQVVGVTDYCNYPAETKLKTRVGGMTTPSIETIAALRPDLILVSMEGNLREDFSHLTALGVPVAVTNPRSLEGIYGSLTMLGTLSGHADSAAKVIRVLRAREKAIAGANTPNAPRALLLVSIQPLIAAGDRTFITELLTRAGAQNVAAGVKMTYPTLNREAVVHDDPDVIFVMSDVLSTPEALVQMYPEWKRLSAVRNGRVHRIDADIVSRPGPRAVDGLQILSSFIHRNRP; encoded by the coding sequence ATGCTGCAATCTGTTCCGATCCGCCTTGCGTTCGCACTGTGCCTTCTCGGTTCATCCGTGGCAATCGCCCAGGTGGCGGTCACCGATGACCTCCACCGCACCGTGTCCCTGCGCGCGCCCGCCCAGCGCATCGTATCGCTGGCCCCCAGCATCACCGAGTCGCTCTTCGCCATCGGCGCCGGGTTCCAGGTGGTGGGCGTGACGGATTACTGCAACTATCCGGCCGAAACGAAACTGAAGACCCGTGTCGGCGGCATGACGACGCCATCGATCGAAACCATCGCCGCGCTCCGGCCCGACCTGATCCTCGTCAGCATGGAAGGGAACCTGCGGGAGGACTTCTCCCATCTGACCGCGCTCGGCGTTCCCGTTGCCGTGACCAACCCCCGGTCGCTGGAGGGCATTTACGGTTCGCTCACCATGCTCGGGACGCTCAGCGGACACGCGGACAGTGCGGCGAAGGTGATCCGTGTACTCCGCGCACGGGAGAAAGCCATTGCCGGGGCGAACACGCCGAACGCCCCGCGTGCGTTGCTGCTCGTCTCCATTCAGCCGCTCATTGCCGCAGGGGACCGGACATTCATCACCGAGTTGCTGACGCGTGCCGGAGCGCAGAACGTCGCTGCCGGCGTGAAGATGACCTATCCGACCCTGAACCGCGAGGCGGTCGTCCACGACGACCCCGACGTCATCTTCGTCATGTCCGATGTGCTCTCGACCCCCGAAGCCCTTGTGCAGATGTACCCCGAATGGAAACGCCTCTCCGCCGTACGGAACGGGCGCGTCCACCGCATCGACGCCGATATCGTCTCCCGTCCGGGCCCGCGGGCCGTGGATGGACTCCAGATCCTCTCGTCATTCATTCACCGGAACAGACCATGA
- the cydB gene encoding cytochrome d ubiquinol oxidase subunit II — protein MDLNMIWFLLVGVLIIGYAILDGFDLGVGVLHLFARSEEERRVHINAIGPVWDGNEVWLLTGGGALFAAFPIVYATVFSGFYLALMLLLVALIFRAVSMEFRGKVDSPGWKKAWDVAFGIGSLLPAVLFGVAFGNILRGIPLDAAHNYTGSFFTLLNPYAVLIGVLSLVLFTMHGAIYLAMKTEGGLQARIIRWISPLWMSTVGLYLIATLATMFESPFLFEGMLSNPLFYVLFLVLLAACLFIPVAAKAGRYGRAFTASSVTIAMMIGLSALSLFPRLVPALDDLSLSLTIYNASSSEATLTTMLVIALIGMPLVIAYTIFIYRAFKGKVVISGDSY, from the coding sequence ATGGACCTGAACATGATATGGTTCCTCCTCGTCGGCGTGCTGATCATCGGCTACGCCATCCTCGACGGCTTCGATCTGGGCGTCGGGGTGCTGCACCTCTTCGCACGCTCCGAAGAAGAGCGCCGGGTGCATATCAACGCCATTGGCCCGGTGTGGGATGGGAATGAAGTGTGGCTGCTCACGGGCGGCGGCGCATTGTTCGCCGCGTTCCCGATCGTGTATGCAACCGTCTTCAGCGGATTCTATCTTGCACTGATGCTGCTGCTCGTTGCGCTGATCTTCCGGGCGGTCTCGATGGAGTTCCGCGGCAAAGTGGACTCCCCGGGCTGGAAGAAAGCATGGGACGTCGCTTTCGGGATCGGCAGTCTCCTCCCCGCCGTCCTGTTCGGCGTCGCCTTCGGGAACATCCTCCGCGGCATCCCGCTGGATGCCGCACACAACTATACGGGATCGTTCTTCACCCTGCTGAATCCGTATGCCGTCCTCATCGGCGTGCTGAGCCTCGTGCTGTTCACGATGCACGGAGCGATCTATCTCGCCATGAAGACCGAAGGCGGACTTCAGGCCCGGATCATCCGCTGGATCTCCCCGCTGTGGATGTCGACCGTCGGACTGTATCTTATCGCGACCCTGGCCACGATGTTCGAGTCGCCGTTCCTCTTTGAAGGGATGCTCTCGAACCCGCTCTTCTATGTCCTGTTTCTCGTGCTGCTTGCCGCCTGCCTCTTCATTCCGGTCGCGGCGAAGGCAGGGCGGTACGGGCGGGCGTTCACCGCATCGTCGGTGACCATTGCGATGATGATCGGCCTGAGTGCGCTGAGCCTCTTCCCGCGGCTCGTGCCCGCACTGGACGATCTGTCCCTCAGCCTGACCATCTATAACGCTTCCTCGAGCGAGGCGACCCTGACCACGATGCTCGTGATCGCGCTCATCGGCATGCCGCTGGTGATCGCCTATACGATCTTCATCTACAGGGCGTTCAAGGGAAAAGTGGTGATCTCCGGAGATAGCTATTAG
- a CDS encoding cytochrome ubiquinol oxidase subunit I — MDAVLLARLQFALTVGFHFLFPPITIGLAWLLVVVETLGWRKKDEVYTRIGIFFGKVLGLTFAVGVATGIVMEFQFGTNWAQYSKFVGDIFGAPLAAEGVFAFFLESGFLGLYLFGRNRVSKGVHWFSALMVALGSTLSAFWIIVANSWQQTPAGYVLRNGRAELTSFAEAVFNPSTMIRYFHTVDAALISGAFMMAGIAAYYLLKNRETAFAKKAMTVAMVFGLVASVLELMPLGHEHARQVAQTQPEKFAAIEGLYTSADGAPMVLFAVPTTVPPTLHGTIEIPGLLSWLAFGDPKAPIKGINEFPPDEIPPLWLTFVSFHNMVVLGMFFILLTAVATYKIWRGTLWNSPKLLKVILWSIPLPLIACQLGWITAEVGRQPWIVYKLLRTSEAASITVSAGEILFSIILFGAVYLLLGTLYVYLLVKKVKHGPAPLTGKEAVA; from the coding sequence ATGGATGCAGTACTTCTGGCCCGCCTGCAGTTCGCACTGACGGTCGGGTTCCATTTTCTGTTCCCCCCGATCACGATCGGCCTTGCCTGGCTCCTCGTGGTCGTGGAGACCCTTGGCTGGAGGAAGAAAGATGAGGTCTACACCCGCATCGGCATCTTCTTCGGCAAAGTACTCGGATTGACCTTCGCCGTCGGCGTGGCCACGGGGATCGTCATGGAATTCCAGTTCGGCACGAACTGGGCGCAGTATTCCAAGTTCGTCGGCGATATCTTCGGTGCACCGCTCGCCGCGGAAGGCGTCTTCGCGTTCTTCCTCGAGTCCGGCTTCCTCGGCCTCTATCTGTTCGGCCGCAACCGCGTCTCCAAAGGCGTGCACTGGTTCTCCGCGCTGATGGTCGCCCTCGGCTCCACCCTGTCGGCCTTCTGGATCATCGTCGCAAATTCCTGGCAACAGACACCCGCAGGGTACGTCCTCCGCAACGGCCGCGCCGAACTCACCAGCTTCGCCGAAGCGGTCTTCAATCCCTCCACCATGATCCGGTACTTCCATACCGTCGACGCCGCACTGATCAGCGGCGCGTTCATGATGGCGGGTATCGCCGCCTATTACCTGCTGAAGAACCGCGAGACGGCGTTCGCGAAGAAGGCGATGACCGTCGCCATGGTGTTCGGACTCGTCGCATCGGTCCTGGAACTGATGCCGCTCGGCCACGAACACGCACGCCAGGTGGCCCAAACCCAGCCCGAGAAGTTCGCTGCCATCGAAGGCCTCTACACGTCGGCGGACGGTGCACCCATGGTCCTCTTCGCTGTTCCGACCACGGTGCCACCCACCCTGCACGGTACGATCGAGATCCCGGGATTGCTCAGCTGGCTCGCGTTCGGCGATCCGAAGGCCCCGATCAAAGGGATCAACGAGTTCCCCCCGGACGAGATCCCGCCCCTGTGGCTGACCTTCGTGTCGTTCCACAATATGGTGGTGCTCGGCATGTTCTTCATCCTCCTGACCGCAGTGGCCACGTACAAGATCTGGCGTGGAACCCTCTGGAACAGCCCGAAGCTCCTCAAGGTCATCCTCTGGTCGATCCCTCTTCCCCTGATCGCGTGCCAGCTCGGTTGGATCACCGCGGAGGTCGGACGCCAACCCTGGATCGTCTACAAACTCCTCCGCACCAGCGAAGCGGCTTCCATCACCGTCTCCGCCGGCGAGATCCTCTTCTCGATCATTCTGTTCGGTGCCGTGTACCTTCTCCTCGGGACGCTGTATGTGTACCTGCTGGTGAAGAAGGTGAAACACGGACCCGCCCCGCTGACCGGAAAGGAGGCCGTCGCATAA